The Streptomyces sp. NBC_01353 genome contains a region encoding:
- the rox gene encoding rifampin monooxygenase, giving the protein MIDVIVTGGGPTGLMLAAELRLHGVHVVVLEKLTEPTGQSRARGLHVRSVEVMDQRGLLDRFLSVGERFQAGGFFAAIIKPWPDGVDTAHPYGLAIQQTVTERLLTERAVELGAEIRRGCELFGMSQDEDGVTVELADGTQLRSRYLVGCDGGRSTVRKLLGVGFPGEPAKAETLLGDVEVTAEPATLAAVTAEIRKTHVRFGAVPMGEGVFRIIVPAEGPAEDRTTAPTFEEFKERLRVFAGTDFGVHSPRWISRVGDASRQAERYRVGRVLLAGDAAHIHPPTAGQGLNLGVQDAFNLGWKLAAEVAGWAPEGLLDSYHAERHPEGARVLTSTLAQGVLLGAEPGAKALRELFSELLDFEEVNRYVTETITAVGVRYDLGEGHELLGRRLRDIGLKRGRLYELMHGGRGLLLDQTGRLSVEGWADRVDHVVDFSEELDVPAALLRPDGHVAWVGEDQEDLLGLLPKWFGAAAG; this is encoded by the coding sequence ATGATCGATGTCATTGTCACCGGCGGTGGACCGACCGGGTTGATGCTGGCCGCCGAGTTGCGGCTGCACGGTGTGCACGTGGTCGTGCTGGAGAAGTTGACGGAGCCGACCGGGCAGTCCCGGGCGCGCGGTCTGCACGTGCGGAGCGTCGAGGTGATGGACCAGCGCGGCCTGCTCGACCGGTTCCTCTCGGTCGGCGAGCGGTTCCAGGCCGGCGGATTCTTCGCCGCCATCATCAAGCCGTGGCCGGACGGGGTGGACACCGCGCATCCGTACGGCCTCGCCATCCAGCAGACGGTCACCGAGCGGCTCCTCACGGAGCGCGCCGTCGAACTCGGTGCCGAGATCCGGCGCGGCTGCGAACTGTTCGGGATGAGCCAGGATGAGGACGGGGTGACCGTCGAGCTGGCGGACGGCACACAGCTGCGCTCGCGCTACCTCGTCGGCTGCGACGGCGGCCGCAGTACGGTGCGCAAGCTGCTCGGTGTCGGCTTCCCCGGCGAACCCGCCAAGGCCGAGACGTTGTTGGGCGATGTCGAGGTGACCGCGGAACCGGCAACGCTGGCCGCCGTGACCGCCGAGATCCGCAAGACCCACGTCCGGTTCGGCGCCGTTCCCATGGGGGAAGGGGTGTTCCGCATCATCGTGCCCGCCGAAGGGCCGGCCGAGGACCGGACGACCGCGCCGACGTTCGAGGAGTTCAAGGAGCGGCTGCGGGTGTTCGCCGGCACCGACTTCGGTGTGCACTCCCCGCGCTGGATCTCCCGGGTCGGTGACGCCAGCCGGCAGGCCGAGCGCTACCGTGTCGGACGCGTGCTGCTTGCCGGCGACGCGGCGCACATCCACCCGCCGACCGCCGGGCAGGGGCTCAACCTCGGCGTCCAGGACGCGTTCAACCTCGGCTGGAAGCTGGCCGCCGAGGTCGCCGGCTGGGCGCCGGAAGGTCTCCTTGACAGCTACCACGCCGAACGGCACCCGGAGGGCGCCCGCGTGTTGACCAGCACCCTCGCGCAGGGCGTGCTGCTGGGGGCCGAACCGGGTGCAAAGGCGCTGCGGGAGTTGTTCTCGGAGCTGTTGGACTTCGAGGAGGTGAACCGGTACGTGACCGAGACGATCACCGCGGTCGGGGTCCGCTACGACCTCGGCGAGGGCCACGAACTGCTCGGCCGGCGGCTGCGGGACATCGGGCTGAAGCGGGGTCGCCTCTACGAGCTGATGCACGGCGGCCGCGGACTGCTGCTCGACCAGACCGGCCGGCTTTCGGTCGAGGGCTGGGCGGATCGGGTCGACCACGTCGTCGACTTCAGCGAGGAACTGGACGTACCCGCGGCGCTGTTGCGGCCGGACGGCCACGTGGCGTGGGTCGGTGAAGACCAGGAGGATCTCCTCGGTCTGCTGCCGAAGTGGTTCGGCGCCGCCGCCGGCTGA
- a CDS encoding glycosyltransferase has protein sequence MSHEVRVLLVTYGSRGDIEPMVGFAVQLRALGAEVQMCAPPDFAELLDGFGLRLVPLGQSVREVTTKAVTGAKPMPAVGLPQRAAQMFDATYEAVSAVADGFDAVVATGLIPASAAARAVAEKLGIPYVFVAYFPTYLPSPHHPPLTWTRPLPPEVTDNRVLWDLNTEDMNALFGEAINTHRASVDLPSVDSVRDHVFTDQPWLATDPTLGPWLEPSDLGVVQTGAWIRPDERPLPAELEAFLDVGTSPVYVGFGSMPMRDSQNVTRVAIEAIRAQGRRAVLSRGWADLALTDDQDDCFVVGEVNHQALFCRVAAVVHHGGAGTTTTAARAGAPQVVVPQMADQPYWAGRVADLGIGAAHDGPTPTVESLSAALEAALAPETRERATTLAGTIRTDGATMAAKLLLDMVGRERRPMSE, from the coding sequence GTGAGTCACGAAGTGCGTGTGTTGTTGGTGACGTACGGATCGCGCGGGGACATCGAACCGATGGTGGGATTCGCGGTGCAACTGCGTGCACTCGGCGCGGAGGTGCAGATGTGCGCGCCGCCGGACTTCGCGGAGCTGCTTGACGGTTTCGGCCTCCGGCTCGTGCCGCTCGGCCAGTCCGTGCGTGAGGTGACGACCAAGGCGGTGACCGGAGCGAAGCCGATGCCGGCGGTCGGCCTGCCCCAGCGTGCGGCCCAGATGTTCGACGCCACGTACGAGGCGGTCTCCGCGGTGGCCGACGGTTTCGATGCGGTGGTGGCGACGGGCTTGATCCCGGCCTCGGCCGCCGCGCGGGCAGTGGCAGAGAAGCTGGGCATTCCCTATGTGTTCGTGGCCTACTTCCCGACGTACCTGCCGTCGCCGCACCACCCTCCGCTCACGTGGACCCGGCCGCTGCCCCCGGAGGTGACCGACAACCGGGTGCTGTGGGACCTGAACACCGAGGACATGAACGCGCTGTTCGGCGAGGCGATCAACACCCACCGGGCGTCGGTCGACCTGCCATCGGTGGACAGCGTCCGCGACCACGTCTTCACCGACCAGCCGTGGCTGGCCACGGACCCGACCCTGGGCCCATGGCTGGAGCCATCGGACCTCGGCGTGGTGCAGACCGGCGCGTGGATCCGGCCGGACGAACGCCCGCTCCCGGCCGAGCTGGAGGCGTTCCTGGACGTCGGCACATCGCCGGTGTACGTGGGCTTCGGCAGCATGCCCATGCGTGACTCGCAGAACGTCACCCGGGTGGCCATCGAGGCGATCCGCGCGCAGGGCCGCCGCGCTGTCCTCTCCCGTGGCTGGGCCGACCTGGCACTGACCGACGACCAGGACGACTGTTTCGTCGTCGGCGAGGTCAACCACCAGGCGCTGTTCTGCCGGGTGGCCGCCGTCGTGCACCACGGGGGCGCGGGCACGACGACGACCGCCGCCCGGGCCGGCGCGCCTCAGGTGGTCGTACCCCAGATGGCGGACCAGCCGTACTGGGCCGGCCGGGTGGCCGACCTGGGCATCGGCGCGGCCCACGACGGTCCCACCCCGACCGTCGAGTCGCTGTCGGCCGCGCTCGAGGCGGCACTTGCCCCCGAGACGCGTGAACGAGCGACCACCTTGGCCGGCACGATCCGCACCGACGGAGCGACGATGGCCGCGAAACTCCTGCTCGACATGGTCGGCCGGGAGCGGCGGCCGATGTCCGAGTGA
- a CDS encoding VOC family protein codes for MNVSTSTLSLTVADVDASRDFLCTHLGYEVAMAQDGFASLTREDAAVDVVLLRKGTEVLPAEQRDREAGGLILALTVTDLDGEEARLRAAGAPITMPLREEPWGERLFQMTDPNGIVIQLVEWAAADRSADRNEGTAMHVITSAAEDVTVSPNATMARLAAPSRGSAELSTWTVAMETGATGPEHSIDREQVWTVTAGALEVTCDGRSEKVSAGQTLILPPNLVRQVHAPEPAEAHVSMRCDGVASVPGTEGTRELPWAR; via the coding sequence GTGAACGTCTCCACCTCCACCCTCTCTCTCACCGTCGCCGACGTGGACGCCTCCCGTGACTTCCTCTGCACCCACCTCGGCTACGAAGTGGCCATGGCCCAGGACGGCTTCGCCTCCCTGACCCGCGAGGACGCCGCCGTCGACGTCGTCCTGCTCCGCAAGGGCACCGAAGTCCTCCCCGCCGAACAGCGGGACCGGGAGGCGGGCGGCCTGATCCTCGCGCTCACGGTCACCGACCTCGATGGCGAGGAGGCCAGGCTGCGTGCGGCGGGCGCCCCCATCACCATGCCGCTCCGTGAAGAGCCCTGGGGCGAACGGCTGTTCCAGATGACCGACCCCAACGGGATCGTCATCCAGCTCGTCGAATGGGCCGCGGCCGACCGATCCGCGGACCGGAACGAGGGCACCGCCATGCATGTGATCACCTCCGCGGCCGAGGACGTCACCGTCTCCCCGAACGCCACCATGGCCCGCCTGGCCGCTCCCAGCCGCGGCAGCGCCGAACTCAGCACGTGGACAGTCGCGATGGAGACCGGGGCGACGGGTCCCGAGCACTCCATCGACCGTGAACAGGTTTGGACGGTCACCGCGGGCGCCCTGGAGGTGACCTGCGACGGCCGGAGCGAGAAGGTCTCGGCCGGCCAGACCCTGATCCTGCCGCCGAACCTGGTCCGCCAGGTCCACGCCCCGGAACCGGCCGAGGCCCACGTCTCGATGCGTTGCGACGGTGTCGCCTCCGTCCCCGGCACCGAGGGCACCCGTGAACTGCCCTGGGCTCGGTAG
- a CDS encoding dihydrofolate reductase family protein: MRKLTYYIAATLDGYIAGPDDQYDFFPVGGEGFAAILADSPETMPTPAREPLGIADRAAQRFDTVIMGRATYDPGLKLGWTSPYAHLKQYVVSRTLISPDPAVTVVDDPVALVRKLKEQDGMDIWLCGGGKLAAALRDEIDELIIKRHPIVIGSGIPLFDGPFTPTNFAPATTRTFDSGLTITTFSKVRPSADDRS; encoded by the coding sequence ATGCGCAAGCTGACCTATTACATCGCCGCCACCCTCGACGGCTACATCGCCGGTCCCGACGATCAGTACGACTTCTTCCCCGTCGGTGGTGAGGGATTCGCGGCGATCCTGGCCGACTCCCCCGAGACCATGCCGACGCCCGCACGCGAGCCGCTGGGCATCGCCGACCGGGCCGCCCAGCGGTTCGACACGGTCATCATGGGCCGCGCGACCTACGACCCGGGCCTGAAACTGGGGTGGACCAGCCCGTACGCCCACCTGAAGCAGTACGTCGTCTCCCGCACGCTCATCAGCCCCGATCCGGCGGTGACCGTCGTCGACGACCCGGTCGCGCTCGTCCGCAAGCTCAAGGAGCAGGACGGCATGGACATCTGGCTGTGCGGAGGTGGCAAGCTGGCGGCCGCCCTGCGCGACGAGATCGACGAACTGATCATCAAGCGGCACCCCATCGTCATCGGGTCCGGCATCCCCCTGTTCGACGGCCCCTTCACCCCGACGAACTTCGCCCCGGCCACCACGCGAACCTTCGACTCCGGCCTGACCATCACCACCTTCTCAAAGGTGCGGCCATCGGCGGACGACCGGAGCTGA
- a CDS encoding helix-turn-helix domain-containing protein, which translates to MGSLDVSAAAVSRGDRFEWFCETVSSDLMPVSLSTRHTTDFRAKITELDLGLARLSTFAFSPVLSRRTSAHVRTGDPEQYQLALVTRGAFRISQRGHESVVAGDLVLTNTSHPMENQGVGAGGQVEAVVLQIPRTVLPLRSDRVDRLLAQRIPASGGTTAILADFLGSLLRNGPDCGSEEINRLGSMALDLATACLAQQLGALDEAPAEARAQVMRQRINTFIEHNLGDPDLTPQTIADRHNISLRTLYNLFREQPYSVAATIRRERIERCRVDLACRDLRSRPVQAIAARWGFASATAFSRAFREAYGITPTEYRSNALHT; encoded by the coding sequence GTGGGATCGTTGGATGTCTCGGCGGCGGCTGTATCGCGTGGAGACAGGTTCGAGTGGTTCTGCGAGACGGTGTCCAGTGACCTGATGCCTGTCAGTCTCAGCACGCGGCATACGACCGACTTCCGGGCAAAGATCACGGAGCTGGACCTCGGCCTCGCACGATTGTCGACGTTCGCCTTCTCACCGGTTCTGTCGCGCCGGACCTCGGCTCACGTCCGCACGGGCGATCCCGAGCAGTACCAACTCGCACTGGTCACACGCGGGGCCTTCAGGATTTCTCAGCGGGGCCACGAGTCGGTCGTCGCCGGGGATCTGGTGTTGACCAACACTTCACATCCGATGGAGAACCAAGGGGTCGGCGCCGGCGGGCAGGTTGAGGCGGTCGTGCTGCAGATACCCCGGACCGTCCTGCCGCTACGGTCGGACAGGGTGGACCGCCTCCTCGCCCAGCGCATCCCCGCGAGCGGGGGAACAACGGCGATCCTCGCCGACTTCCTCGGCTCGCTGCTCAGAAACGGCCCGGACTGCGGCAGCGAGGAGATCAACCGCCTGGGATCCATGGCGCTCGACCTGGCCACCGCCTGCCTGGCCCAGCAGTTGGGAGCGCTGGACGAGGCGCCGGCCGAGGCCCGCGCACAAGTGATGCGGCAGCGCATCAACACATTCATCGAGCACAACCTCGGCGACCCTGACCTGACGCCTCAGACGATTGCGGACCGGCACAACATCTCCCTGCGCACGCTCTACAACCTGTTCCGCGAGCAGCCCTACAGCGTCGCGGCAACCATCCGCAGAGAGCGGATCGAACGCTGTCGCGTCGACCTGGCATGCCGAGACCTGAGGAGCCGGCCTGTCCAGGCCATCGCGGCACGGTGGGGGTTCGCCAGCGCCACGGCCTTCTCTCGCGCCTTCCGCGAGGCGTACGGCATCACCCCCACCGAGTACCGCTCGAATGCCCTGCACACGTAG
- a CDS encoding universal stress protein: MSRPITVGVDGSEGSVAALDWAADEAALRGDGLRLVYATRWAQHQLQAVKVSHEDRAGEAEGVLAATERRIRGRRSDLAMTADEIEDAPTNVLLAAASEAELLVVGSHGLGSVRGFIVGSVGQEVIAEATRPVVLVRPRFGEDESGAPGTGDQKVVLGLDVSEVKGEVLEFAFDFAGRHGVPLQIVNSWHHPFHHKVAADADMASALSSAVRPFRDKFPAVEVSEVSAPGRAAEHLVEAASDASLVVVGRRRAAKGSHIGSVTHAVIHHASCPVAVVPHT, from the coding sequence ATGTCCCGACCTATCACTGTGGGAGTGGACGGCTCCGAAGGAAGTGTGGCGGCATTGGACTGGGCCGCCGACGAGGCGGCACTGCGCGGTGATGGGCTGCGGCTGGTCTACGCCACGCGGTGGGCGCAGCACCAGCTGCAGGCGGTGAAGGTGTCGCATGAAGACCGCGCCGGCGAGGCTGAAGGTGTGCTTGCTGCGACCGAGCGGCGTATCCGGGGCAGGCGGTCGGACCTCGCCATGACCGCGGATGAGATCGAGGACGCCCCCACCAACGTGCTGCTGGCCGCTGCCTCGGAGGCGGAATTGCTGGTTGTGGGGTCGCACGGGCTTGGCAGCGTCCGCGGCTTCATCGTCGGTTCGGTGGGGCAGGAGGTCATCGCGGAGGCGACGCGTCCGGTGGTGCTGGTACGCCCCAGGTTTGGGGAGGACGAGTCCGGTGCCCCGGGTACGGGCGACCAGAAGGTGGTGCTCGGTCTGGATGTGAGCGAGGTGAAGGGTGAGGTCCTCGAGTTCGCGTTCGACTTCGCGGGGCGGCATGGCGTCCCGTTGCAGATCGTGAACTCCTGGCACCACCCGTTCCACCACAAGGTCGCGGCCGACGCCGACATGGCGTCGGCGCTTTCGAGCGCGGTACGCCCCTTCCGGGACAAGTTCCCGGCGGTGGAAGTCTCCGAGGTGTCGGCTCCCGGACGGGCCGCCGAGCACCTCGTAGAGGCCGCGTCGGACGCGAGCCTCGTGGTCGTCGGTCGGCGCAGGGCAGCCAAGGGCTCCCATATCGGATCGGTTACCCACGCCGTGATCCACCACGCCTCCTGTCCTGTCGCCGTCGTGCCGCACACGTGA
- a CDS encoding DUF998 domain-containing protein, protein MATAQIPTASTATTSTATRSLLAIAVVAQPLWAVVALTQAATRQGFDITRHPLSALSNGPLGWIQITNFVLAGVLTVAGATGLRRALHGTPGGTWLPRLVRTSGIGMIAAGAFVMDPADGFPLGTPDGMPAVLTWQSYAHFAAGSVTFIALIAACYVLGRHFSRAGNRRYAIGSRIAGTALLLGNGWSMSGGKAGTLTLAIGVITAMTWISAIANRYRRSL, encoded by the coding sequence ATGGCCACCGCCCAGATCCCCACCGCCTCCACCGCCACCACCTCGACCGCCACCCGCTCCCTCCTCGCCATCGCGGTCGTGGCCCAGCCTCTGTGGGCAGTCGTCGCCCTGACCCAGGCCGCCACACGCCAAGGCTTCGACATCACACGCCACCCGCTGAGCGCACTGAGCAACGGCCCCCTCGGCTGGATCCAGATCACCAACTTCGTACTCGCCGGCGTTCTGACCGTCGCCGGAGCCACCGGCCTGCGCCGCGCCTTGCACGGCACCCCCGGAGGCACGTGGCTGCCACGACTCGTACGGACCAGCGGCATCGGCATGATTGCCGCAGGCGCCTTCGTGATGGACCCGGCCGACGGCTTCCCCCTCGGCACCCCGGACGGAATGCCGGCCGTCCTGACCTGGCAGAGCTACGCCCACTTCGCCGCCGGTTCGGTCACCTTCATCGCCCTGATCGCCGCCTGCTACGTCCTGGGCCGCCACTTCAGCCGCGCCGGGAACCGCCGGTACGCCATCGGCTCCCGCATCGCCGGCACCGCCCTTCTGCTCGGCAACGGCTGGTCCATGAGCGGCGGCAAGGCCGGCACCCTGACCCTGGCCATCGGCGTCATCACCGCGATGACCTGGATCTCCGCCATCGCCAACCGGTACCGGCGCAGCCTCTGA
- a CDS encoding YciI family protein, with the protein MRYLMTTRPSETAPDEKLYVEMGRFIEELSAAGVLLATGGLEPGGVLVTSAGDEITVTDGPFAEAKEAVAGFALIEVRSREEAIELARRFRRIVGDGESVVQQVFGP; encoded by the coding sequence ATGCGCTACCTCATGACGACCAGGCCCTCCGAGACCGCCCCCGACGAGAAGCTGTACGTCGAGATGGGCAGGTTCATCGAGGAGCTGTCTGCGGCCGGTGTGCTGCTGGCCACGGGTGGCCTCGAGCCGGGCGGTGTCCTGGTGACCTCCGCCGGCGACGAGATCACGGTGACGGACGGGCCGTTCGCCGAGGCCAAGGAAGCGGTGGCCGGATTTGCCTTGATCGAGGTCCGTTCCAGGGAGGAGGCGATCGAGCTCGCCCGCCGCTTCCGCCGGATCGTCGGTGACGGCGAGAGCGTGGTCCAGCAGGTCTTCGGACCCTGA
- a CDS encoding sigma-70 family RNA polymerase sigma factor, whose product MQDAHRTVDAAWKLESAKIVASLTRMVRDVGLAEELAQDALVAALEQWPVSGVPDNPGAWLTTTAKRRAVDHIRRSQRLERKQEQLAHELGQQQECEPQDPERDDVLRLVFISCHPVLTAEARAALTLRLLGGLTAAEIARAFLVTETVITQRIAAAKRTLAEERVPFELPEGPQLAERLASVLEVIYLIFNEGYSASFGDDLMRPGLCLEALRLGRLLAELAPQEAEVHALVALMEVQASRSAARTGPAGEPVQLHEQNRGRWDQLLIRRGFTAMLRAREAGGMPGPYTLQAAIAVCHAQARSAEDTDWAQIATLYEALTRLLPTPIVRLNRAVAVGMAHGPQAGLDLVDSLIADPALRDYHLLPSVRGDLLARLDRHDEARLEFHRAASLARNAAERAFLERRAAEIGVTVPPGRTLGQAAHDFLSRDDLDAGTIRSYGQTLRRLCRTLGGRLPLTSLTADQVTRVFTTTWDSAAATTWNRHRSVVRSFGAWESLGDLTVGLDRRAETHLRARALKSAQLDALWRRPGLPLREQALWRLLHESAAGVKAVLSLNIEDLDLDDRRAWTGATWVSWRSGTARLLPELLAGRTRGPVFLSDRRPGPARTPKESDLCPDTGRRRLSYERAEYLFKQATQALDPTGNGYTLHQLKSRPRDR is encoded by the coding sequence GTGCAGGATGCTCACCGTACGGTCGATGCGGCTTGGAAGCTCGAATCGGCCAAGATCGTCGCCTCGCTCACCCGGATGGTGCGCGACGTCGGTCTGGCCGAGGAGTTGGCTCAGGACGCCCTCGTCGCCGCGCTCGAACAGTGGCCCGTCTCGGGAGTCCCGGACAACCCCGGCGCCTGGCTGACGACGACCGCCAAGCGCCGCGCCGTCGATCACATCCGGCGTTCCCAGCGCCTCGAGCGCAAACAGGAGCAACTCGCCCACGAGCTGGGACAGCAGCAGGAATGCGAGCCGCAGGATCCCGAGCGGGACGATGTCCTGCGGCTTGTGTTCATCTCCTGCCATCCCGTGCTGACGGCCGAGGCCCGCGCCGCACTGACACTCCGCCTGCTCGGCGGTCTGACGGCCGCAGAGATCGCACGGGCCTTCCTCGTCACGGAGACGGTGATCACCCAGCGCATCGCCGCCGCCAAGAGGACGCTGGCCGAGGAACGCGTGCCCTTCGAGTTGCCGGAAGGGCCCCAGCTGGCCGAGCGCCTTGCCTCGGTCCTCGAGGTCATCTACCTGATCTTCAACGAAGGGTATTCCGCGTCGTTCGGCGACGATCTGATGCGGCCCGGTCTCTGCCTGGAGGCCCTGCGGCTGGGCCGGCTGCTGGCCGAGCTGGCGCCGCAGGAGGCCGAGGTGCACGCGCTGGTCGCGCTGATGGAGGTTCAAGCGTCCCGCTCAGCCGCGCGGACCGGGCCCGCGGGCGAGCCCGTCCAACTGCACGAACAGAACCGGGGACGCTGGGACCAGCTGCTCATCCGCCGAGGCTTCACCGCGATGCTGCGGGCCAGGGAGGCCGGTGGCATGCCCGGCCCCTACACGCTGCAGGCGGCCATCGCCGTGTGCCACGCACAGGCACGGAGCGCCGAGGACACCGACTGGGCACAGATCGCGACGCTGTACGAGGCGCTGACCCGACTGCTGCCGACACCGATCGTGCGGCTGAACCGCGCCGTGGCTGTCGGGATGGCGCACGGACCACAGGCGGGGCTCGACCTGGTCGACTCCCTGATCGCCGATCCCGCGTTGCGTGACTACCACCTCCTCCCGAGCGTCAGGGGAGATCTGCTGGCCCGGTTGGACCGCCACGACGAGGCACGGCTGGAGTTCCACCGGGCGGCGTCCCTCGCGCGGAACGCCGCCGAACGCGCCTTTCTGGAACGGCGCGCGGCTGAGATCGGCGTCACGGTTCCGCCGGGCCGCACGCTCGGGCAGGCCGCCCACGACTTCCTGAGCCGGGACGATCTGGACGCCGGGACGATCCGTTCCTACGGACAGACCCTGCGACGCCTTTGCCGAACCCTCGGCGGCCGGCTGCCGCTGACCTCTCTGACGGCCGACCAGGTGACACGGGTGTTCACGACGACCTGGGACAGCGCGGCAGCAACGACGTGGAACCGGCACCGGTCGGTCGTCCGGTCCTTCGGCGCCTGGGAGTCCCTGGGCGACCTCACGGTGGGGCTGGACCGTCGCGCCGAGACACATCTGCGAGCGCGGGCGCTGAAGTCCGCGCAGCTCGACGCACTGTGGCGTCGCCCCGGCCTGCCGCTGCGCGAACAGGCCCTGTGGCGGCTGCTGCACGAATCGGCGGCCGGCGTGAAGGCCGTCCTGTCGCTGAACATCGAAGACCTGGACCTCGACGACCGTCGGGCCTGGACCGGCGCCACCTGGGTGAGCTGGCGCTCTGGGACGGCCCGGCTCCTTCCCGAGCTGCTGGCCGGCAGGACCCGGGGTCCGGTGTTCCTCTCCGACCGTCGCCCCGGCCCGGCTCGAACACCCAAGGAATCCGACCTGTGCCCGGACACGGGCCGCCGCCGTCTGTCCTATGAGCGGGCCGAGTACCTTTTCAAGCAGGCCACCCAAGCCCTGGACCCGACCGGCAACGGCTACACCCTGCACCAACTCAAGTCCCGTCCCCGCGATCGCTGA
- a CDS encoding TetR/AcrR family transcriptional regulator, translating to MPPALGDREARRQDVSEAVWQVLADKGFGGLTLRAVAAAMGVSTGMLMHYFPTKRALVSHALDLLEKSTAERPRRERPTEGLAALRAVLLDILPLTTDDTARNRIWVSSWDLALADDALGADQADRYTRLRSTIRPHLEAARDQGELSASADPEQLAATAVAFTHGLVVQALFDPGRFPEDVQTAMLDDFLASISPSPPDTGADRPGP from the coding sequence ATGCCTCCCGCACTTGGAGACCGTGAAGCCCGCCGCCAGGACGTGTCCGAGGCGGTGTGGCAGGTCCTGGCCGACAAAGGGTTCGGCGGGCTGACGCTGCGCGCCGTCGCCGCCGCCATGGGGGTCTCGACCGGCATGCTCATGCACTACTTCCCCACCAAACGGGCCCTGGTCTCACACGCCCTGGACCTCCTGGAGAAGAGCACGGCGGAACGCCCCCGTCGCGAACGTCCCACCGAGGGCCTCGCTGCCCTGAGGGCCGTGCTGCTGGACATCCTGCCGCTGACCACCGACGACACCGCCCGCAACCGCATCTGGGTCAGTTCGTGGGACCTGGCCCTCGCCGACGATGCTCTCGGCGCGGACCAGGCCGACCGCTACACCCGCCTGCGCTCGACGATCCGTCCGCACCTCGAAGCCGCTCGCGACCAGGGGGAGCTGTCCGCGTCCGCCGACCCCGAGCAACTCGCAGCCACCGCCGTCGCGTTCACCCACGGTCTCGTCGTCCAGGCCCTCTTCGACCCCGGCCGGTTCCCCGAGGACGTACAGACCGCCATGCTCGACGACTTCCTCGCCTCGATCTCGCCGTCCCCGCCGGACACCGGTGCCGACAGGCCGGGTCCCTGA
- a CDS encoding GNAT family protein translates to MFALPLGDNAQLRSLEPWHAQEFLAHTDRARPHVDPWIPWATFSTDLASATAVLQRYADQQAGDTRRIYGIWREGTLVGGVMFTHFDTASGVCEIGCWLEADGEGRGLVTRACRVLIDWAFRERGMSRIEWWVAARNTRSIEVARRLGMTRDGVLRQRSAYREMRHDIEIWSLLADDTPPADDGVTDAKAQLDALMRAFLGAFTNTGGSPANVDVVREVFIPQGRIIKNIGAEPVIYDLDAFIEPRRKILTDGTLTEFSEWEVAERTEIFGSIAHRFSEYRKSGFLDGEWFEGSGRKTTQFVNTPAGWRMSSMAWDDV, encoded by the coding sequence GTGTTCGCACTGCCGCTCGGCGACAACGCGCAGCTCCGCTCCCTGGAACCTTGGCACGCGCAGGAGTTCCTCGCCCATACCGACCGCGCCCGCCCCCATGTGGACCCGTGGATACCCTGGGCGACTTTCAGCACCGACCTCGCCTCCGCCACGGCCGTCCTCCAGCGGTACGCGGACCAACAGGCCGGCGACACCCGCCGGATCTACGGGATCTGGCGGGAGGGCACGCTGGTCGGCGGAGTCATGTTCACTCACTTCGACACCGCCTCGGGGGTGTGCGAGATCGGCTGCTGGCTGGAGGCGGACGGCGAAGGCCGCGGGCTCGTGACCCGGGCATGCCGGGTACTGATCGACTGGGCCTTCCGGGAACGCGGAATGAGCCGGATCGAATGGTGGGTCGCGGCGCGCAACACCCGCAGCATCGAGGTGGCGCGTCGGCTAGGGATGACCCGCGACGGTGTGCTGCGGCAGCGTTCCGCGTACCGGGAGATGCGGCACGACATCGAGATCTGGTCGCTCCTCGCCGACGACACGCCGCCGGCGGACGATGGCGTGACCGACGCAAAGGCGCAACTCGACGCGTTGATGCGCGCCTTCCTCGGCGCGTTCACCAACACCGGCGGCAGCCCGGCGAACGTCGACGTCGTCCGCGAGGTGTTCATCCCGCAAGGAAGGATCATCAAGAACATCGGGGCGGAACCGGTGATCTACGACCTCGACGCGTTCATCGAGCCCCGCCGGAAGATCCTCACCGACGGGACTCTGACGGAGTTCTCCGAGTGGGAGGTCGCCGAACGGACCGAGATCTTCGGGTCGATCGCGCACCGGTTCAGCGAGTACCGCAAGTCCGGATTCCTCGACGGCGAGTGGTTCGAGGGCTCGGGGCGCAAGACCACCCAGTTCGTCAATACTCCTGCCGGCTGGAGGATGAGCTCGATGGCCTGGGACGACGTGTAG